ACAATCTGAAAGAAATAATCCGACTGTTCGAGCCTGTTAATAATTTCGGCGACCTCTGTCGCGTCAGGGGCGAAACCATTAACAGCAATTTTAAATCTTTCAGTTTTTTCGAAAGGCGAACTCTGCCCCGCCGCGACGGCTGTTATGCCCGTCTGCTTGTCCTGATATTCGAAAGGCTCCGCTTTTATCTCGATTTTTTTCAGAACAACCTTCCCGTCGAGCAAATTTGTAAGTTCCGCAAGTATATTCGAAACGACAACTCTGGACCCGACCGACTTAAGAACATCGGATTTCAACTTTAACTGCTGATATTCCGTTTCGGCCACAGCATATTCTTCTTCCGAACGGGCCTGTATAAGCCTTGCGTTTTGCAGCGTAGCGTTTCTGGCCTTGACTATCGCGACCCTGCCGTTGGCGAACGCGCTCCAGACAAACATAATAAACACAATCAGGCCCAGCGCGATATAGAACTCGCGGTGCTTCCTTTGCTGCATGCGTCCCTGTCGATACCAGTCCGGTAGAAAATCAATTTCTTTCATACGCCCTCTGTTTATCTGTCAAATGCAAACCCTTAAGACACAAACCTGCGGCCACGGCCCACTCACACAGCATCGCTCTTTTATCCGCAGGAAACTGAACATTCGAAACATCGAATCCTCTTAAAGGTTCGGTAATTTCTATTTCCACTCCCAAATGACGTTTAATGGCGTTTATAAGAGTTTCTTCATAAGCTTCGCCGCCGGCGAAAACAATCTGGCTCGGCCGCTGTCCTCTGAACGTCACCGCGTAATATCTGAAGCAAAGCGATATTTCCTTGGCAAGCTCATCGATAACCGAATACATACTGTCTATAACAACCTGTCTTGTGGCAGGCTCTATCTCCTGCGATTCGGCTTCATCTCTGAGTTTGCTTCTCAGGTGTATCGCCTCTTCGATACCGATACCGAGTCTGGAAGCAATCTGACCGTTTATCTGCTCGCCGGCAATATTTATCTGTTTTGCGAAAATGATTTCGCCTGCCCTGCCGATAATGACGGTGGTGCAGCTTGCCCCTATATCTACAAAAACATTTGCCTTTTCCTGGTCGGCGGTTCTGCGAAGCGACCGCTGCAGGCTCCTGAATAGTGCCGACGGTACTGTATCAATCGCTACAGGAGTTACGCCGGCTTTTTCAAGCATATCGATATGGTTACTGAGAGCCTCCTTATCGACGGCAAACAGAATAACTTCGTTTTTAACTTCTTCGCCCTGCCGGATACTTCCGGCGGAAATAAATCTTATCTCGTGAGTTTCCGCTTTAAGGCCCGAACGTTCAATCATACCCGCCTTGAGTGATTTTTCGATTTCATCCTCGTTGCAGCTATCCAGCCTGAGACTT
Above is a genomic segment from Phycisphaerae bacterium containing:
- the pilM gene encoding type IV pilus assembly protein PilM, whose amino-acid sequence is MLDFLKTKTSPIGLDIGRNSIKMLQLHSEGGKIIVTAADEAHIAPENSDDSQERTEAVIAAISDILARNRFQKREVISCLPSSDLIIKSLRLDSCNEDEIEKSLKAGMIERSGLKAETHEIRFISAGSIRQGEEVKNEVILFAVDKEALSNHIDMLEKAGVTPVAIDTVPSALFRSLQRSLRRTADQEKANVFVDIGASCTTVIIGRAGEIIFAKQINIAGEQINGQIASRLGIGIEEAIHLRSKLRDEAESQEIEPATRQVVIDSMYSVIDELAKEISLCFRYYAVTFRGQRPSQIVFAGGEAYEETLINAIKRHLGVEIEITEPLRGFDVSNVQFPADKRAMLCEWAVAAGLCLKGLHLTDKQRAYERN
- a CDS encoding PilN domain-containing protein; translated protein: MKEIDFLPDWYRQGRMQQRKHREFYIALGLIVFIMFVWSAFANGRVAIVKARNATLQNARLIQARSEEEYAVAETEYQQLKLKSDVLKSVGSRVVVSNILAELTNLLDGKVVLKKIEIKAEPFEYQDKQTGITAVAAGQSSPFEKTERFKIAVNGFAPDATEVAEIINRLEQSDYFFQIVPGYSRNVTVGEYQASEFEISCYLANYKRN